One genomic region from Anaerobacillus sp. CMMVII encodes:
- a CDS encoding nucleotide pyrophosphohydrolase, translating into MNEKNLKDIQNEVDLYISQYKEGYFSPLAMLARMTEELGELAREVNHYYGEKPKKSSEDDKSMEQELGDLFFVLVCFANSLNIDLEESFDLVMEKFRTRDKDRWTKIEE; encoded by the coding sequence GTGAACGAGAAAAATCTAAAAGATATCCAAAACGAAGTTGATCTCTATATAAGTCAATATAAGGAAGGGTATTTTAGTCCTTTGGCAATGCTTGCAAGGATGACGGAGGAGTTAGGTGAGTTAGCCCGTGAAGTAAATCATTATTACGGAGAAAAGCCTAAAAAATCTTCAGAAGATGACAAATCAATGGAACAAGAGTTAGGTGATTTATTTTTTGTTTTAGTTTGTTTTGCAAATTCTTTAAACATTGATTTAGAAGAATCCTTTGATCTTGTCATGGAGAAGTTTAGAACGCGTGACAAAGATCGTTGGACGAAAATAGAAGAGTAA
- the dapB gene encoding 4-hydroxy-tetrahydrodipicolinate reductase, protein MTQPIIKVAITGARGKMGQEAVRMVTSTPHFQLVAAIDTKDEGKLLSQIEGMPNVDVPMYIDLHKALSEQEVDVLVDLTNPKVGRKHMEIAFEHGVRPVVGTTGFTDQDVEELSKITEEKELGAIIAPNFAIGAILMMKFSQMAARYLPDVEIIEMHHDKKLDAPSGTAVKTAQMISEVREPKQQGNPEEKEELVGAKGAEFQGMRIHSVRLPGLVAHQEVIFGGVGQTLTIRHDSIDRSSFMPGIRLAVETVMKLDLLVYGLENIIE, encoded by the coding sequence ATGACACAACCAATTATTAAAGTTGCAATCACTGGTGCAAGAGGGAAAATGGGACAGGAAGCTGTCCGTATGGTTACATCTACGCCTCATTTTCAACTAGTTGCCGCAATTGATACGAAAGATGAGGGGAAATTGCTTTCTCAAATAGAGGGAATGCCTAATGTAGACGTACCTATGTATATTGATTTACATAAAGCTCTATCAGAACAAGAGGTAGACGTGTTAGTAGACTTAACCAACCCAAAGGTTGGAAGAAAACATATGGAAATTGCCTTTGAGCATGGAGTAAGGCCAGTAGTAGGAACAACCGGTTTCACTGATCAGGATGTCGAAGAATTATCGAAAATTACAGAAGAAAAAGAGTTGGGCGCTATTATTGCTCCAAACTTTGCAATCGGGGCAATTCTAATGATGAAATTTTCACAAATGGCAGCAAGGTACTTACCTGATGTTGAAATCATTGAAATGCATCATGATAAAAAACTCGATGCACCATCAGGAACTGCGGTAAAAACGGCACAAATGATTTCTGAAGTTCGAGAACCAAAACAGCAAGGGAATCCAGAAGAAAAAGAAGAACTAGTAGGTGCTAAAGGCGCAGAGTTCCAAGGAATGCGAATTCACAGTGTTCGCTTACCTGGACTTGTAGCTCATCAAGAAGTGATATTTGGAGGCGTAGGACAAACATTGACAATAAGACATGACTCCATTGATCGTAGCTCCTTTATGCCAGGAATTCGCCTAGCGGTTGAAACTGTAATGAAGCTTGATTTGTTAGTGTACGGGTTAGAAAATATTATTGAATAA
- the mgsA gene encoding methylglyoxal synthase — protein MKIALIAHDKKKPDMVQFAIAYESILKEHKIYSTGTTGTRVMEATSLQIERFQSGPLGGDQQIGALVAKNEMDLVLFFRDPLAAQAHEPDITALIRLCDVYGIPLATNMATGEILVKGLARGDFEWRKIVNP, from the coding sequence ATGAAGATAGCTTTAATTGCCCACGATAAAAAGAAACCTGATATGGTTCAATTCGCTATTGCCTATGAGTCAATATTGAAGGAACATAAAATATATAGCACAGGGACAACCGGAACAAGAGTTATGGAGGCCACTTCCTTACAAATTGAAAGATTTCAATCGGGTCCTCTAGGTGGGGATCAACAAATCGGTGCTTTAGTAGCAAAAAATGAAATGGACTTGGTACTATTTTTTAGAGATCCACTAGCCGCTCAAGCACACGAGCCAGATATCACTGCCTTAATTCGCTTATGTGATGTTTACGGTATCCCACTTGCTACAAACATGGCGACAGGCGAAATTTTAGTGAAAGGCCTTGCTAGAGGAGACTTTGAATGGAGAAAAATTGTCAACCCATGA
- the bshB1 gene encoding bacillithiol biosynthesis deacetylase BshB1, which yields MEKNCQPMITEQNVQLLAFGAHSDDVEIGMGGTIAQYCRQGQEVAICDLTKAELSSNGNVELRQKEAWKAQSVLGVKTRIQLDIADRGIAMTDENVKKVVSVIRKLRPQVVFAPYYEDRHPDHGNCASLVKEAIFSAGIKKYQDELNLPAHKVDSFYYYMINGFHKPSFIIDISAEINIKIESLNAYESQFSKQPGSIDTPLTNGYLASVLARESLFGKEVGVEYGEGFISEQPLLIQQLLREKK from the coding sequence ATGGAGAAAAATTGTCAACCCATGATTACTGAACAAAATGTCCAGCTATTAGCTTTTGGTGCCCATTCTGATGATGTTGAAATTGGAATGGGGGGCACAATTGCTCAATATTGTCGCCAAGGCCAGGAAGTGGCGATTTGTGATTTAACAAAGGCTGAATTATCCTCAAATGGTAACGTGGAGCTTAGACAAAAAGAAGCATGGAAAGCCCAAAGCGTGTTAGGAGTAAAAACTAGAATACAACTTGACATTGCAGATCGTGGGATTGCTATGACTGATGAAAATGTAAAAAAAGTCGTCTCTGTCATTCGGAAACTTCGACCACAAGTGGTATTTGCCCCTTATTACGAGGATCGCCACCCTGATCATGGCAATTGTGCGAGTCTTGTAAAAGAAGCAATTTTCTCAGCAGGAATTAAAAAATATCAAGATGAACTAAACTTGCCTGCACATAAAGTAGATTCTTTCTATTATTACATGATTAATGGTTTCCATAAGCCATCATTTATTATCGATATTTCAGCTGAAATAAACATCAAAATTGAAAGCCTAAATGCTTATGAAAGCCAATTTAGTAAACAACCGGGTAGTATTGATACACCTTTGACGAATGGGTATCTTGCATCGGTTTTAGCGAGGGAAAGTTTATTTGGAAAAGAAGTAGGTGTTGAATATGGAGAGGGTTTTATATCTGAGCAACCGCTTCTTATTCAGCAGTTATTGAGGGAGAAGAAATGA
- the bshA gene encoding N-acetyl-alpha-D-glucosaminyl L-malate synthase BshA, translating to MKLKIGITCYPTVGGSGIIATELGKLLAEKGHQIHFITSGVPFRLDKVYSNIFYHEVEVNHYSVFQYPPYDIALANKMAAVAQREQLDILHVHYAIPHAICAFLAKEMVGGNLKIVTTLHGTDITVLGNDHSLSEIIRFGIEKSDAVTAVSVDLIEQTEQLLHTTSPIEPVYNFIDQRVYYKKECGCLRKEYKIADHEKVIIHVSNFRSVKRVPDVVRSFAKIIEHVDAKLLLLGDGPEYSKVCQLVKQLGIQDKVLFLGNQKHVADFLSISDLMMLLSEKESFGLVLLEAMACQVPVIGTNAGGIPEVIADGETGFICNVGDVDTIAARAIEILTNDELHEQMAKKSLIRAKEHFSQEIIISKYEDIYYTVLNNEKGLK from the coding sequence ATGAAACTTAAAATAGGAATTACTTGTTATCCTACTGTTGGTGGCTCAGGAATCATTGCTACTGAACTAGGAAAACTTTTAGCAGAAAAAGGTCATCAAATTCATTTTATTACTTCAGGCGTACCATTTCGTTTAGATAAAGTGTATTCAAATATTTTTTATCATGAAGTAGAGGTTAATCATTACTCAGTGTTTCAGTATCCACCATATGACATAGCTTTAGCTAATAAAATGGCTGCTGTGGCTCAAAGAGAACAGTTAGATATCCTTCATGTTCATTATGCAATTCCTCATGCCATTTGTGCTTTTTTAGCAAAAGAAATGGTTGGGGGAAATCTTAAAATTGTCACAACACTACACGGAACTGATATTACCGTTTTAGGAAATGACCATTCACTTAGTGAAATTATTCGCTTTGGAATTGAAAAATCAGATGCTGTCACAGCTGTTTCAGTTGACCTAATCGAACAAACAGAGCAACTTTTACATACAACCAGTCCCATTGAGCCTGTGTATAATTTTATCGATCAGCGCGTTTACTACAAAAAAGAATGTGGTTGTTTACGAAAAGAATACAAAATTGCCGATCATGAAAAAGTAATTATTCACGTCTCTAATTTCCGTTCTGTTAAACGGGTTCCTGACGTTGTTCGAAGCTTTGCAAAGATCATAGAGCACGTCGATGCGAAATTATTGCTCCTTGGGGATGGTCCAGAATATTCTAAGGTTTGCCAACTCGTAAAACAACTAGGGATACAAGATAAAGTTTTATTTTTAGGAAACCAAAAGCATGTCGCAGATTTTTTATCGATCAGTGATTTAATGATGCTTCTTTCGGAAAAAGAGAGTTTTGGCTTAGTTTTACTAGAGGCAATGGCTTGTCAGGTTCCGGTTATTGGGACAAATGCTGGAGGTATTCCAGAGGTAATTGCAGATGGTGAAACCGGATTTATCTGTAACGTTGGTGATGTTGATACAATTGCTGCCAGAGCCATAGAGATTTTAACGAATGATGAACTTCATGAGCAGATGGCAAAGAAATCCTTAATCAGAGCAAAAGAACATTTTAGTCAAGAGATCATTATTTCAAAATACGAAGATATTTACTATACCGTTTTGAACAATGAAAAAGGACTTAAATAG
- a CDS encoding CCA tRNA nucleotidyltransferase codes for MKSIFFHHAKEVIAKLEKAGYESYIVGGAVRDHLLQRDIHDIDLATSARVEEIERLFPRTIDVAIKHGTVIVLHGNQSFEVTSFRGNCLLEDLKLRDFTMNAIALTGNGQIIDPYFGHKDIQNKVIRAVDNPLERFSEDPLRMLRAIRFVSKLSFSIEKETESAIEIYGHNINKVAIERVSVELEKIWFGQNVVSAWRKFLDTKLMNKIEHLRPLQPALTDEKIIRTFPRLHTVTEIWSVLLFTKHELRVKEFLKQWKQPNKVITEVELILSRLERCLNQGLTAEDLYDFGLATSKKAERIRAALLNEEADLSKIEAAFQALPITEKKQLAIKGTDVVKFLTKDDPKSRISELLTLAEKAVLMKQVENQKDEIIHWLQKEGFIHA; via the coding sequence ATGAAGAGTATTTTCTTTCATCACGCAAAAGAGGTTATCGCTAAATTAGAAAAGGCTGGTTATGAGTCATACATCGTGGGTGGAGCAGTTCGAGATCACTTATTACAAAGGGATATTCACGATATTGATCTCGCTACATCTGCTAGGGTCGAAGAAATAGAACGACTATTTCCAAGAACCATTGATGTTGCTATTAAACATGGGACTGTCATTGTTCTTCATGGTAATCAGTCTTTTGAGGTCACTAGTTTTCGCGGAAACTGTTTATTGGAAGATCTTAAGCTACGAGACTTCACAATGAACGCGATCGCTCTAACGGGTAATGGGCAAATCATTGATCCTTATTTTGGACATAAAGATATTCAAAATAAGGTCATTCGCGCTGTTGACAATCCTTTAGAACGTTTTAGCGAAGATCCACTCCGAATGTTACGAGCGATCCGCTTTGTTAGTAAATTATCCTTTTCCATAGAGAAAGAAACAGAATCTGCAATTGAAATCTATGGTCATAACATTAATAAGGTAGCAATTGAAAGGGTTTCTGTAGAATTAGAAAAAATTTGGTTCGGACAAAATGTTGTGAGCGCTTGGCGGAAATTTTTAGATACAAAGCTGATGAATAAAATTGAGCACCTTAGACCGCTCCAGCCAGCCTTGACTGATGAAAAGATTATTAGAACATTCCCCAGGCTTCATACAGTTACTGAAATATGGTCTGTCCTTTTGTTTACTAAACATGAATTACGAGTGAAAGAATTTTTAAAACAATGGAAACAACCTAATAAGGTCATTACGGAAGTGGAACTTATTTTATCACGATTAGAGCGATGTCTTAATCAAGGGCTTACTGCAGAGGATTTATATGATTTTGGGCTTGCTACTAGCAAGAAGGCTGAACGGATAAGAGCAGCTCTCTTAAATGAAGAGGCCGATCTCAGTAAAATTGAAGCTGCTTTCCAAGCGCTTCCTATCACGGAGAAAAAACAATTGGCTATAAAAGGAACTGATGTAGTAAAATTTTTAACAAAAGATGACCCGAAATCTCGTATAAGTGAACTGTTAACGCTAGCAGAGAAAGCTGTTCTTATGAAACAGGTAGAAAATCAAAAGGATGAAATCATTCACTGGTTACAAAAGGAGGGCTTCATTCATGCGTAG
- a CDS encoding biotin--[acetyl-CoA-carboxylase] ligase has translation MRSKLLQMLIDHQGDFVSGEAISQFLGCSRTAVWKHIEELRKAGYKLEAAPRKGYRIIHQPNLVTENEIKAGLSTTYIGKTVVYEKSVPSTQGIAHRLASEGAKEGTLVVADEQVSGKGRLGRPWLSQIGTGIWMSLILKPKIPPQRAPQLTLLAAVAVIRGIHEYTNIQCDIKWPNDILLNGKKLVGILTEMQADPDQIHSVIIGIGINVNQNNFPEEISDIATSLKIEKGEEINRAGLLQSIMVQFEQLYELFLKDGFSQVKLMWEAYATTIGRRITARTISGSLEGYASGITDEGVLLLEDDFGKVHKIYSADIEF, from the coding sequence ATGCGTAGTAAGTTATTACAGATGCTAATTGACCACCAAGGTGATTTTGTCTCAGGAGAAGCGATTAGTCAATTTTTAGGCTGTTCAAGAACTGCTGTTTGGAAGCATATAGAAGAGCTTCGAAAGGCGGGCTATAAGCTAGAAGCAGCACCAAGAAAAGGATATCGAATCATCCATCAACCCAATCTAGTAACTGAAAATGAAATCAAAGCAGGACTTTCAACAACCTATATAGGAAAAACTGTTGTTTATGAAAAATCAGTTCCATCGACCCAAGGAATTGCTCATCGCTTAGCAAGTGAAGGGGCTAAAGAAGGAACGTTGGTAGTTGCAGATGAGCAGGTAAGTGGTAAAGGAAGATTAGGTAGACCTTGGCTTTCTCAAATTGGGACGGGTATTTGGATGAGTTTGATTTTAAAACCGAAAATCCCACCCCAGCGAGCCCCACAATTAACACTTTTAGCAGCTGTGGCTGTCATTCGAGGAATCCATGAGTATACGAACATTCAGTGTGATATAAAGTGGCCTAACGATATTTTATTAAATGGCAAGAAGTTAGTTGGGATCCTTACAGAGATGCAGGCAGACCCAGATCAAATTCATTCTGTGATCATTGGGATCGGAATTAATGTTAATCAAAACAACTTTCCTGAAGAGATTAGCGATATAGCGACTTCACTTAAAATTGAAAAAGGTGAGGAAATTAACCGTGCAGGATTGCTGCAAAGCATTATGGTTCAATTCGAACAACTCTATGAGCTGTTTTTAAAAGATGGGTTTAGTCAGGTTAAATTAATGTGGGAAGCTTATGCGACTACAATTGGTCGGAGAATTACTGCGAGAACTATTTCTGGTTCATTAGAAGGCTATGCCAGTGGAATTACTGATGAAGGTGTCTTATTATTAGAAGACGATTTTGGAAAGGTACATAAAATATACTCTGCTGATATAGAATTTTAA
- the panB gene encoding 3-methyl-2-oxobutanoate hydroxymethyltransferase, with the protein MKTTATFKEMKRKKEKIAMLTAYDAPSAKLVEEAGIDVILVGDSLGMVVLGYDSTIPVTLEDMILHTKAVKRGARNTFIITDMPFLTYHSTLAETMNNAKQLMQEAGAHAVKLEGNGQVIDKIEHLTKAGVPVVAHLGLTPQSVGVMGGYRVQGKDAETAKHLIEDSKLVEVAGASMLVLECVPAPLAKLISEQLTIPVIGIGAGSDTDGQVLVYHDLIGYGSGHVPKFVKQYANITSSILTAVGEYVKEVKTAQFPEEKHTFTMKSEELHRLYGGEA; encoded by the coding sequence ATGAAAACCACAGCAACGTTTAAAGAAATGAAGCGTAAGAAAGAAAAAATAGCGATGTTAACTGCTTATGATGCACCTTCAGCAAAATTAGTCGAGGAGGCCGGTATAGATGTAATTCTAGTAGGGGACTCCTTAGGTATGGTTGTCCTCGGTTACGACTCGACAATTCCGGTTACTCTTGAGGATATGATTTTACACACGAAGGCTGTAAAACGTGGGGCACGTAACACTTTTATTATTACAGATATGCCATTTTTAACGTATCATTCGACATTAGCTGAAACAATGAACAATGCAAAGCAGCTGATGCAAGAAGCTGGGGCGCATGCAGTAAAGCTAGAAGGAAATGGTCAGGTTATTGATAAAATTGAACACTTAACGAAAGCTGGAGTTCCTGTTGTTGCCCATTTAGGTTTAACTCCACAATCTGTAGGTGTAATGGGTGGTTATCGGGTTCAAGGCAAAGATGCCGAGACAGCCAAACATTTAATTGAGGATTCAAAACTAGTTGAGGTTGCAGGTGCATCTATGCTTGTTTTAGAATGTGTCCCAGCCCCGCTAGCAAAACTAATTTCAGAACAGCTAACGATCCCTGTTATTGGTATAGGTGCTGGAAGTGATACCGATGGGCAAGTCCTTGTATACCATGATTTAATTGGATATGGTAGCGGTCATGTCCCAAAATTTGTAAAGCAGTATGCAAATATTACTAGTAGTATTTTAACTGCGGTTGGTGAATACGTAAAGGAAGTTAAAACAGCACAATTTCCTGAAGAAAAGCACACATTTACGATGAAAAGTGAAGAGTTACACCGCTTGTATGGAGGAGAAGCATGA